From the genome of Haloterrigena sp. KLK7, one region includes:
- a CDS encoding zinc-dependent alcohol dehydrogenase family protein has product MRAAVLEEHGEPLSIEDVDAPDLDPKGAVVEVEACGVCRSDWHGWQGDWGWLGLETKPGQILGHEPAGHVVAVGDEVTNVSEGDHVAVPFNLGDGTCHECRRGHSNTCENVMPLGFVEPVQGAFAEQVHVPAADHNLVELPDGVSSVDMAGLGCRFMTSFHALAHRADVSAGDWVSVHGVGGVGLSAVHIADALGANVIAVDLTDEKLEKAQELGAVETVNAGDVDDVPAEVKAIADGGANVSMDALGIETTSQNSVQSLGNRGQHLQVGLTTQDEQGMITVPSDAMVMSEIEFIGSLGMPPTRYDEIFRMVATGKLRPADVVSETIGLEDVTDKLEAMTDYETEGIPVIDSF; this is encoded by the coding sequence ATGCGCGCAGCAGTTCTCGAGGAACACGGCGAACCGCTCTCGATCGAAGACGTCGACGCACCGGATCTAGATCCGAAGGGTGCCGTCGTCGAAGTCGAAGCCTGCGGCGTCTGCCGGAGCGACTGGCACGGCTGGCAGGGCGACTGGGGGTGGCTGGGCCTCGAGACGAAACCGGGACAGATTCTGGGCCACGAGCCCGCGGGCCACGTCGTGGCCGTCGGCGATGAGGTGACGAACGTCTCGGAAGGAGACCACGTCGCCGTTCCGTTCAACCTCGGCGACGGAACCTGCCACGAGTGTCGCCGAGGCCACTCGAACACCTGCGAGAACGTGATGCCGCTGGGCTTCGTCGAACCCGTACAGGGTGCGTTCGCCGAACAGGTACACGTCCCCGCGGCCGATCACAACCTCGTCGAACTTCCCGACGGCGTCTCGTCGGTCGACATGGCGGGACTGGGCTGTCGGTTCATGACGTCGTTCCACGCCCTGGCCCACCGGGCCGACGTGAGCGCGGGCGACTGGGTGTCGGTCCACGGCGTCGGGGGCGTCGGCCTCTCGGCGGTCCACATCGCCGACGCCCTCGGCGCCAACGTGATCGCCGTCGACCTCACGGACGAGAAACTCGAGAAAGCGCAGGAACTGGGCGCCGTCGAGACCGTCAACGCCGGCGACGTCGACGACGTCCCGGCCGAGGTCAAGGCGATCGCCGACGGCGGCGCCAACGTCTCGATGGACGCCCTGGGCATCGAAACGACCTCCCAGAACTCCGTCCAGAGCCTCGGCAACCGCGGCCAGCACCTCCAGGTCGGCCTGACCACCCAGGACGAACAGGGCATGATCACCGTTCCGTCCGACGCGATGGTGATGAGCGAGATCGAGTTCATCGGCTCGCTCGGTATGCCGCCGACCCGGTACGACGAGATCTTCCGGATGGTCGCGACCGGCAAACTCCGGCCCGCGGACGTCGTCTCCGAGACGATCGGCCTCGAGGACGTCACCGACAAACTCGAGGCGATGACCGACTACGAGACCGAAGGGATCCCGGTCATCGACAGCTTCTAG
- a CDS encoding DUF2795 domain-containing protein: MLLNGTGEVIDDHEYPATTEELIENYGDRTLELPNGSETVGDVLARLESETFEAPEDARFAVYSAVSDKAVGRVGYSDRDPTPTGSPYSPDAVSF, translated from the coding sequence ATGTTGCTCAACGGCACCGGCGAGGTCATCGACGACCACGAGTATCCCGCCACCACCGAGGAACTGATCGAAAACTACGGCGATCGAACCCTCGAACTCCCGAACGGGTCCGAGACGGTCGGCGATGTACTCGCCCGCCTCGAGTCGGAGACCTTCGAAGCGCCGGAGGACGCGCGCTTCGCCGTCTACTCCGCGGTCAGCGACAAGGCCGTCGGCCGCGTCGGCTACAGCGATCGCGATCCGACGCCGACCGGGAGTCCGTACTCGCCCGACGCCGTCTCGTTCTAA
- a CDS encoding PHP domain-containing protein, producing MPYADLHVHTTRSDGSLDPESIPDAARYGGVEVVAVTDHDRLQPFDAPVVEREGVTLVNGIELRVETPHGERVDLLGYGVEPTPELEGTVERIQRNRIERGRAIVDCVEARLGVDLDVTVDEGFGRPHVARAIAAHPDVDYGYQDAFDELIGYGDPCYVAREVPSFERGLAALSGASRLVSLAHPLRYRDPEAALGLTAEPDLEAVELHYPYGRDDVDRELVERAIDRNDLLATGGSDAHGEELGIDGLSRREYEATAIGES from the coding sequence ATGCCATACGCCGATCTGCACGTCCACACGACGCGCTCGGACGGGAGTCTCGATCCGGAGTCGATCCCCGACGCCGCCCGCTACGGGGGCGTCGAGGTCGTCGCGGTGACCGACCACGATCGGCTCCAGCCGTTCGACGCGCCGGTGGTCGAGCGCGAGGGCGTAACGCTCGTCAACGGGATCGAACTCCGCGTCGAGACGCCCCACGGCGAGCGGGTCGATCTGCTCGGGTACGGCGTCGAGCCGACTCCGGAACTCGAGGGAACCGTCGAGCGGATCCAGCGAAATCGCATCGAGCGGGGGCGGGCGATCGTCGACTGCGTGGAGGCGCGACTGGGAGTCGATCTCGACGTGACCGTCGACGAGGGGTTCGGGCGACCGCACGTCGCCCGGGCGATCGCGGCCCATCCCGACGTCGACTACGGCTATCAGGACGCCTTCGACGAGCTCATCGGCTACGGCGACCCCTGCTACGTGGCCCGCGAGGTTCCCTCGTTCGAGCGCGGGCTGGCGGCGCTCTCCGGGGCCAGTCGGCTCGTCTCGCTGGCCCATCCGCTCCGCTATCGGGACCCCGAAGCGGCGCTGGGGTTGACGGCCGAGCCCGATCTCGAGGCCGTCGAACTCCACTACCCGTACGGGCGCGACGACGTCGACCGGGAGCTCGTCGAGCGAGCGATCGACCGCAACGATCTGCTGGCGACCGGCGGGAGCGACGCCCACGGGGAGGAACTCGGCATCGACGGTCTGTCGCGACGCGAGTACGAGGCGACGGCCATCGGCGAATCGTGA
- a CDS encoding DUF6757 family protein, which yields MNCHYCDREAAFAAESDGLKVGLCEEHFRERLQELAEADGLETLKEKVDVDRAE from the coding sequence ATGAACTGCCACTACTGTGACCGCGAGGCCGCGTTCGCCGCCGAATCGGACGGTCTCAAAGTCGGTCTCTGTGAGGAACACTTCCGCGAGCGTCTACAGGAACTCGCCGAAGCCGACGGCCTCGAGACGCTCAAGGAGAAAGTGGACGTCGATCGCGCCGAGTAG
- a CDS encoding ferredoxin family protein, translated as MAIDPQFHENRDQVDEHAGHAVWGPVDEPEELGIHGTHVAVDFDLCIADGACLEDCPVDVFEWVDTPGHPESEEKADPANEAQCIDCMLCVDVCPVDAIDVDAGRSA; from the coding sequence ATGGCCATCGATCCGCAGTTTCACGAGAACCGCGACCAGGTCGACGAGCACGCGGGCCACGCCGTCTGGGGTCCCGTCGACGAGCCCGAAGAGCTCGGCATCCACGGGACGCACGTCGCGGTCGATTTCGACCTCTGTATCGCCGACGGTGCCTGTCTCGAGGACTGTCCCGTCGACGTCTTCGAGTGGGTCGACACACCGGGCCACCCCGAAAGCGAAGAGAAAGCCGACCCCGCGAACGAAGCCCAGTGTATCGATTGCATGCTCTGCGTCGACGTCTGTCCGGTCGACGCCATCGACGTCGACGCGGGACGCTCGGCCTGA
- a CDS encoding helix-turn-helix domain-containing protein, protein MALEELGLTEYEARCFVALTRISRGTAKEVSQVADIPRSRVYDTIERLDRKGLVNVQQTDPREYKAVSVDTACRRIREDYDSRINAAENALGNLKTPESDDDEGMWAITQNEHVTDRVVTFLEDADDTVHYLVPAPEVAETRIVEALASAADRGVAVYIEVPTEDEREAFADAVPGADVSLSPDIATTNEIHSEWPGQLLMADQESIVATGIKESDLPDVTQQVAVWTYGHDHGFAVWMRELLDDRLEIRHEDRSLEE, encoded by the coding sequence ATGGCCCTCGAAGAACTGGGGCTGACCGAGTACGAAGCGCGATGTTTCGTCGCCCTCACGCGGATTTCCAGAGGGACCGCCAAGGAGGTGAGTCAGGTCGCAGACATTCCCCGGTCTCGAGTGTACGATACGATCGAACGTCTCGATCGGAAGGGGCTCGTCAACGTCCAGCAGACCGACCCTCGCGAGTACAAGGCCGTCTCTGTCGACACGGCCTGCCGGCGCATCCGCGAGGATTACGACTCCCGGATCAACGCCGCCGAGAACGCGCTCGGCAATCTCAAGACGCCGGAATCGGACGACGACGAGGGGATGTGGGCGATCACACAGAACGAACACGTCACCGACCGCGTCGTCACGTTCCTCGAGGACGCCGACGACACGGTCCACTACCTCGTCCCGGCGCCCGAGGTGGCCGAAACGCGGATCGTCGAGGCGCTGGCGTCGGCCGCCGACCGCGGCGTCGCCGTCTACATCGAAGTGCCGACCGAGGACGAACGCGAGGCGTTCGCGGACGCGGTCCCGGGGGCCGACGTCTCGCTCTCGCCCGATATCGCGACGACGAACGAAATCCACTCGGAGTGGCCCGGTCAGTTGCTCATGGCCGATCAGGAATCGATCGTCGCGACCGGGATCAAGGAGAGCGACCTCCCCGACGTGACCCAGCAGGTGGCGGTCTGGACCTACGGTCACGACCACGGCTTCGCCGTCTGGATGCGAGAACTGCTCGACGACCGCCTCGAGATCCGCCACGAGGACCGCTCGCTCGAGGAGTGA
- the hemB gene encoding porphobilinogen synthase: MDLTHRPRRLRQDRVRGLVSETSLEPADLIAPVFVDATTDERVPIESMPGHERVPIDEAVARVEDVLETGVEAVMLFGIPESKDPEGSRAWAEDGVIQEALRRITAETDAYVITDVCLCEYTDHGHCGPLEEELRGDVDVDSGEDAPACEPTLTVDNDATLEALERIVTSHARAGADMVAPSGMMDGMVGTIREALDSAGFEHVPIMSYAAKYESAFYGPFRDAADGAPSFGNRRHYQMDPANSREAMREVRLDAEQGADVMMVKPALPYLDIVSAVRREFDHPVAAYNVSGEYAMLHAAAEKGWLDLEEVALESLLSIKRAGADLILTYFAEDVARRLPAGQ; the protein is encoded by the coding sequence ATGGATCTCACACATCGTCCCCGGCGTCTCCGACAGGATCGGGTGCGCGGTCTCGTCAGCGAGACGAGCCTCGAGCCCGCCGACCTGATCGCACCGGTGTTCGTCGACGCGACGACCGACGAGCGGGTGCCCATCGAGTCGATGCCCGGCCACGAGCGAGTGCCGATCGACGAGGCCGTCGCCCGCGTCGAGGACGTCCTCGAGACGGGCGTCGAAGCCGTCATGCTGTTCGGCATCCCCGAGTCGAAGGACCCAGAGGGGAGCCGCGCCTGGGCCGAAGACGGCGTCATTCAGGAGGCGCTGCGCCGAATTACGGCGGAGACCGACGCCTACGTCATCACCGACGTCTGCCTCTGCGAGTACACCGACCACGGCCACTGCGGCCCCCTCGAGGAGGAACTGCGCGGCGACGTCGACGTCGATTCCGGCGAGGACGCCCCCGCCTGCGAGCCGACGCTGACCGTGGACAACGACGCGACGCTCGAGGCCCTCGAGCGGATCGTCACCTCGCACGCCCGTGCGGGCGCGGACATGGTCGCGCCGAGCGGCATGATGGACGGTATGGTCGGGACGATCCGCGAGGCCCTCGATAGCGCGGGATTCGAGCACGTCCCGATCATGAGCTACGCGGCCAAGTACGAGAGCGCCTTCTACGGCCCGTTCCGGGACGCCGCCGACGGCGCGCCCTCCTTCGGCAACCGCCGACACTACCAGATGGACCCCGCGAACTCCCGGGAAGCCATGCGGGAGGTCCGCCTCGACGCCGAGCAGGGCGCCGACGTGATGATGGTCAAGCCCGCACTGCCCTACCTCGACATCGTCAGCGCGGTGCGTCGGGAGTTCGACCACCCCGTCGCCGCCTACAACGTCTCCGGCGAGTACGCCATGCTCCACGCCGCCGCCGAGAAGGGCTGGCTGGATTTAGAGGAGGTGGCGCTCGAGTCGCTGCTGTCGATCAAACGCGCGGGCGCGGATCTGATTCTGACCTACTTCGCGGAGGACGTGGCGCGGCGACTGCCCGCCGGCCAGTAG
- a CDS encoding ammonium transporter, with amino-acid sequence MESTLLQSETEIEMLMEAVNYTWILVATFLIFFMHAGFAMLEAGQVRSKNVANQLTKNLLTWSVGVTVFFLIGSTIEGFVAGNGIAFQFNAEAVSWMDWLYGAVFAMTAATIVSGAVAGRAKLRAYVTYTFLLAAVIYPVVTGMTWAGGHIEAITGTPFSDFAGGMIVHGMGGIAGLTAAWILGPRMDRYNDDGSANVIPGHSLTFAVLGTLILAFGWYGFNVGTSAIFTDGSFDGAVLGRVALTTTLSMACGAMGAGLIALFKTGKVDTLYVANGLLAGLVGITAIPDASSWLGALLVGTLAGAQLPIVFGLTERMGIDDVCAVFPVHGSAGVLGTLLFPVVATDGALEAIGATRAEAAVAQVTGVVAITVWTVVATGIIWFIFKLAGQARVTPEHERDGLDVSEHGVDTYPEFGQPDVATDGGERFGESRSSSELRSDGGRTTDDKIIRTDGGERLDESRSSSELRSDGGKPNDGDLKMITAVIRPDKLGDVKKGLAEIGAPSLTVTNVSGRGSQPAKKGQWRGEEYTVDLHQKVKVECVVADIPAQDVVEAIGEAANTGEPGDGKIFVMPVEDAYQVRTGKTGQDAV; translated from the coding sequence ATGGAGTCGACGCTCCTGCAGAGCGAAACGGAGATCGAGATGCTGATGGAGGCGGTCAACTACACGTGGATCCTGGTCGCGACGTTCCTGATCTTCTTCATGCACGCCGGCTTCGCCATGCTCGAGGCGGGGCAGGTGCGCTCGAAGAACGTCGCCAACCAGCTGACGAAGAACCTGCTGACCTGGAGCGTCGGCGTAACGGTGTTCTTCCTGATCGGTTCCACGATCGAAGGATTCGTGGCCGGTAACGGTATCGCGTTCCAGTTCAACGCCGAGGCTGTCAGCTGGATGGACTGGCTGTACGGCGCCGTCTTCGCGATGACGGCGGCGACCATCGTGTCCGGGGCCGTCGCCGGCCGCGCGAAACTCCGCGCGTACGTCACGTACACCTTCCTGCTGGCCGCGGTCATCTACCCGGTCGTCACTGGGATGACCTGGGCCGGCGGTCACATCGAGGCGATCACCGGCACGCCGTTCTCCGACTTCGCGGGCGGCATGATCGTCCACGGGATGGGCGGCATCGCCGGCCTCACCGCCGCGTGGATCCTCGGACCGCGCATGGACCGATACAACGACGACGGGAGCGCCAACGTCATTCCCGGCCACTCGCTGACCTTCGCCGTGCTCGGAACGCTCATCCTCGCGTTCGGCTGGTACGGCTTCAACGTCGGGACCTCGGCGATCTTCACTGACGGCTCGTTCGACGGCGCCGTTCTCGGTCGCGTCGCCCTGACCACCACGCTCTCGATGGCCTGCGGGGCGATGGGCGCCGGCCTCATCGCGCTGTTCAAGACCGGCAAGGTCGACACGCTCTACGTCGCGAACGGCCTGCTGGCTGGCCTCGTCGGGATCACCGCGATTCCCGACGCCTCGAGCTGGTTGGGCGCGCTCCTCGTCGGTACGCTCGCCGGCGCGCAGCTCCCGATCGTCTTCGGACTCACCGAACGCATGGGCATCGACGACGTCTGTGCGGTCTTCCCCGTTCACGGCTCGGCCGGCGTTCTCGGGACGCTGCTGTTCCCGGTCGTCGCCACTGACGGTGCACTCGAGGCGATCGGGGCGACCCGCGCCGAGGCGGCCGTCGCTCAGGTCACCGGCGTCGTCGCCATTACCGTCTGGACGGTCGTCGCGACCGGCATCATCTGGTTCATCTTCAAGCTGGCAGGCCAGGCTCGAGTCACGCCCGAACACGAACGCGACGGACTCGACGTCTCCGAACACGGCGTCGACACGTACCCCGAGTTCGGTCAGCCAGACGTCGCGACCGACGGCGGTGAGCGATTCGGAGAATCGCGATCCTCGTCAGAACTCCGTTCTGACGGCGGTCGCACTACTGACGACAAGATCATCCGCACTGACGGCGGTGAGCGACTCGACGAGTCGCGATCCTCGTCAGAGCTTCGCTCTGACGGCGGCAAGCCCAACGACGGCGATCTCAAGATGATCACCGCGGTTATCCGCCCCGACAAGCTGGGCGACGTCAAGAAGGGCCTCGCCGAGATCGGCGCGCCCTCGCTGACGGTCACCAACGTCTCCGGCCGCGGCTCCCAGCCCGCGAAGAAGGGCCAGTGGCGCGGCGAGGAGTACACGGTCGATCTCCACCAGAAGGTCAAGGTCGAGTGCGTCGTCGCCGACA